In Roseofilum capinflatum BLCC-M114, one genomic interval encodes:
- a CDS encoding phage tail tape measure protein: MTLGTATLTVELELSKMRAGMRTIESMIGSINGHFNSGLSGGIRDSVRSVGDFNSSLTRSNQGVQLLSASFSEVSKVVGSLGDGLNRALGDINFSNVLDVGKGLESFIDLERLQNSFRAIAGSSGATAAEIAKVNDQAIRLAQVTSKSPEQVAQLSIELARAGFSSKQITQSLEGVVRGSEATGKSLSAMGQIVGATLNQFQLMASDSSKVSDILAATANNSAVDVLGMGQAMKFVGTAAFNSNQSIKDTAIAIGLLGDAGIKGGMAGRNLASALQALNEVRGRLVSGDSNQKTEAFAMLGLDADDLMNAQGQMKSILELIPTFQGALENLRQTAGGTAQEAFIMQTLFGTQGGRAVSALLSQTTEDVDGLTQAVYRSQGVSLGLSEVQLEGLSGSISLLQGKFSAVSSVIGSTFAPAVKSVVDATSTMADIFLGLPAPVQHLSVGLVTLGPAAFLAAKGLGVMGVSMTAMAPQLAVAAAGIATISALMERSEGAKLAMSMSSARIELEKFYAETGKAPEEAEKVRGAIAKLKQNFTEFGIPEGARQSIAQGFQKIGSSLSETQLKALGFAGFLGGPLTGALSMVGAQMIKNTNATSDYGNAFSFLTAQQRGNQLAMLEIDKLLDVTSSRYEEYIQLMMNQSATQEEVNAKAKELIPIFEQNVAAMQSQIDAGADMTETQKLLLQAEIDRQTTAIAKMKAKANIAIETHQEEAASFSNMQQEMVADMEVAHREMIAKLKDGYQARTTQAEMSAKEEMIAIKKAYASGQLDREAHNKALADIDKKAITERQAIAESELKTLEDAYNQQKISFEDYADQKTQLLKDIQRAAEQAADAEIRKLEELKNAYREKMALMNEEMGLQQDLNDLAIAQAEASGASELDIARMKLQQLLEIQSTEKQRLEIQLAQNLASAEDKAHQEQINALLRERLEVQQQVAQAQAQAAIESARQSEMSEASRSASSSSPSASRGGGSSRRQALAGGGGSYESDARDSQREKIEGIKEEMEIRKAAIDQSITGYETIIALRDREIEKIDQAIALLQFKADAARESGNLEEEHAIQQEILRLESEQNIINAEQAVQEAEINRLKSLQAVLAAEAALAEAKANDESAKKIAALKVGLDVAKRQNDLSQKEVEWARENLNATQKLNSERKGALDAAQKKEVADAKSAENTSKIADETGRAKSNTEGMADAMGKVADNAGKAADAVDKAADAAGKSTSTQVMGYQKPDLEAIAQRELELAAQIAEARGDTDKARQLRDEIASEQRTRELEDLQKEARYLQEQRRLYHSERERFIKEQTTMAQSLARTMPGFSVGDANEKVARMVENVYGKDGGIAAGGGKSAQLLNEAMRGFNPNALQQGNKEMQKAMERGNKDVVSELQNVGKKLDKGAARPNNITINGSQDTGADLGKTLSALQRAQR, translated from the coding sequence ATGACACTCGGAACCGCGACTTTAACCGTTGAATTAGAGCTTTCAAAAATGAGAGCCGGAATGCGAACTATCGAATCGATGATAGGGAGTATAAACGGGCATTTTAATTCAGGCTTAAGCGGTGGAATAAGGGATAGTGTTCGCTCCGTTGGTGACTTTAACTCATCGTTAACGAGAAGTAATCAAGGCGTTCAGCTCTTATCCGCTTCTTTCTCAGAAGTATCTAAAGTAGTTGGCTCCCTCGGAGACGGGCTAAACCGAGCGTTAGGTGATATTAATTTCTCAAATGTTCTCGATGTTGGGAAGGGCTTAGAAAGCTTCATCGATTTAGAGCGCCTTCAAAACTCATTCAGAGCGATCGCGGGTTCATCCGGCGCTACGGCAGCAGAAATCGCCAAAGTTAACGATCAGGCAATTCGTCTAGCGCAAGTTACATCGAAGTCGCCCGAACAAGTAGCGCAACTTTCCATTGAATTAGCCCGCGCTGGTTTCAGTTCTAAACAAATAACGCAAAGTTTAGAAGGAGTCGTCAGGGGTTCGGAAGCGACCGGTAAATCCTTATCCGCTATGGGGCAAATAGTCGGCGCTACTTTGAATCAATTCCAACTAATGGCAAGCGATTCATCGAAAGTTTCGGATATCCTAGCCGCTACTGCAAATAACAGCGCCGTAGACGTTTTGGGTATGGGGCAAGCGATGAAATTCGTTGGTACAGCCGCTTTCAACTCTAATCAATCAATTAAAGATACAGCGATCGCTATCGGGCTTTTAGGGGACGCTGGTATCAAAGGCGGGATGGCGGGGCGAAACTTAGCATCAGCATTACAAGCCTTAAACGAAGTTCGCGGGCGCTTGGTTAGCGGTGACTCTAACCAAAAAACAGAAGCGTTTGCGATGCTTGGTCTAGATGCCGATGACTTGATGAACGCCCAGGGGCAAATGAAGAGTATTCTAGAGCTAATCCCAACGTTTCAAGGCGCTCTAGAAAACTTAAGACAGACGGCGGGCGGTACAGCACAAGAAGCGTTTATTATGCAAACGCTGTTCGGAACGCAAGGGGGGCGAGCCGTCAGCGCTTTGCTATCGCAAACGACAGAAGATGTCGATGGATTGACACAAGCGGTCTATCGCTCCCAGGGGGTTTCACTCGGATTAAGTGAAGTCCAACTCGAAGGCTTAAGCGGTTCCATATCCTTACTACAGGGGAAGTTCAGCGCCGTTAGCTCCGTAATCGGCTCTACGTTCGCGCCCGCAGTTAAAAGTGTTGTAGACGCAACGTCAACGATGGCGGATATTTTCTTAGGCTTACCCGCACCGGTGCAGCATCTAAGCGTAGGTCTCGTTACCCTCGGCCCTGCTGCATTCTTAGCGGCTAAAGGCTTAGGCGTGATGGGAGTATCGATGACCGCGATGGCTCCGCAACTTGCGGTTGCGGCGGCGGGAATCGCCACAATAAGCGCTTTAATGGAGCGCTCCGAAGGCGCTAAGTTAGCGATGTCCATGTCATCCGCTCGTATAGAACTCGAAAAATTTTACGCAGAGACGGGTAAAGCGCCAGAAGAAGCGGAAAAAGTACGAGGCGCGATCGCTAAACTTAAGCAGAATTTCACCGAATTCGGAATACCCGAAGGCGCTAGACAATCGATAGCGCAAGGTTTTCAGAAAATAGGCAGCTCACTTTCAGAAACGCAGCTTAAAGCGCTAGGCTTCGCTGGCTTTCTCGGTGGCCCATTAACCGGAGCGCTATCGATGGTAGGCGCTCAGATGATTAAAAATACGAACGCCACATCGGATTACGGTAATGCGTTTAGTTTTCTTACTGCTCAACAGCGCGGTAATCAGTTAGCGATGCTCGAAATCGATAAGCTTCTGGATGTTACCAGTTCACGATACGAGGAATACATCCAATTAATGATGAATCAGTCCGCTACTCAAGAGGAAGTTAACGCGAAAGCGAAAGAATTAATTCCGATATTTGAGCAGAATGTAGCCGCTATGCAGAGTCAAATCGATGCAGGCGCTGACATGACCGAGACCCAAAAGTTACTTCTACAAGCGGAAATAGATAGACAAACTACAGCGATCGCCAAGATGAAGGCGAAAGCTAATATCGCTATCGAAACGCATCAAGAAGAGGCGGCTTCGTTCTCTAACATGCAACAAGAAATGGTAGCGGACATGGAGGTGGCGCACCGTGAAATGATAGCCAAGCTCAAGGACGGTTACCAGGCACGGACTACGCAAGCGGAAATGAGCGCTAAAGAAGAGATGATAGCGATTAAGAAGGCTTACGCATCCGGTCAATTAGACCGCGAAGCGCATAATAAAGCACTCGCAGACATCGATAAGAAGGCGATAACGGAGCGCCAGGCGATCGCCGAAAGCGAACTGAAGACGCTTGAGGACGCTTATAATCAGCAGAAGATAAGCTTCGAGGATTACGCCGACCAGAAGACGCAATTATTAAAAGATATCCAACGAGCCGCCGAACAAGCAGCCGATGCGGAGATACGGAAGCTAGAGGAGCTAAAAAATGCGTATCGAGAAAAGATGGCGTTAATGAATGAAGAGATGGGTCTACAGCAAGACCTAAACGATTTAGCGATCGCCCAGGCTGAAGCTTCCGGCGCTTCTGAATTAGATATAGCGCGGATGAAGCTCCAGCAACTTCTCGAAATTCAATCAACCGAAAAGCAGCGCTTAGAAATTCAATTAGCCCAGAACCTCGCAAGCGCTGAAGACAAAGCGCACCAGGAGCAGATAAACGCACTACTCCGAGAGCGGTTAGAAGTTCAGCAACAAGTAGCGCAAGCTCAAGCGCAGGCGGCTATTGAAAGCGCCAGACAATCGGAAATGTCCGAAGCTTCTAGAAGCGCTTCTTCATCTTCTCCTTCCGCTTCTAGAGGCGGCGGCTCATCTCGTCGTCAAGCTTTAGCTGGCGGTGGCGGCTCATACGAAAGTGACGCTCGTGATTCTCAGCGAGAGAAGATCGAAGGCATCAAAGAAGAAATGGAGATACGCAAGGCGGCGATCGATCAGTCGATCACGGGATATGAAACAATTATCGCTTTACGCGATCGTGAGATTGAAAAGATTGACCAGGCGATCGCTTTGCTTCAGTTTAAGGCTGACGCTGCTCGTGAATCCGGAAACCTTGAGGAAGAACACGCTATACAACAGGAAATTCTACGCCTCGAATCAGAACAGAACATCATCAACGCAGAGCAGGCAGTTCAGGAAGCCGAAATTAACCGGTTAAAGTCGCTGCAAGCCGTATTAGCTGCTGAGGCGGCGTTAGCGGAAGCTAAAGCAAACGATGAGTCAGCTAAGAAGATAGCAGCGCTTAAAGTTGGGCTTGACGTGGCTAAACGTCAGAACGATTTATCGCAGAAGGAAGTTGAATGGGCACGAGAGAATCTAAACGCTACTCAGAAGTTAAACTCAGAACGGAAAGGAGCGCTCGACGCTGCACAGAAGAAAGAAGTAGCAGATGCTAAGTCAGCCGAAAATACTAGCAAAATAGCAGACGAGACCGGTAGAGCTAAATCGAATACCGAGGGCATGGCTGACGCTATGGGCAAAGTTGCGGATAATGCGGGTAAGGCTGCTGACGCTGTTGACAAGGCTGCTGATGCGGCGGGTAAGTCTACGTCTACGCAGGTGATGGGTTACCAGAAGCCAGATTTAGAAGCGATCGCTCAACGTGAGCTAGAGTTAGCGGCTCAGATAGCTGAAGCGCGGGGTGACACAGATAAAGCTCGTCAGCTAAGAGACGAAATCGCTAGTGAGCAGAGAACACGAGAACTAGAAGACCTCCAGAAAGAAGCGCGATACTTACAAGAACAACGCAGGTTATATCACAGCGAGCGCGAACGTTTTATTAAAGAGCAGACAACGATGGCTCAAAGTCTAGCGCGGACAATGCCCGGTTTCTCAGTAGGCGATGCTAACGAGAAAGTAGCGCGAATGGTAGAGAACGTATACGGCAAAGATGGCGGTATCGCTGCTGGTGGCGGTAAATCTGCTCAACTTCTGAACGAAGCAATGCGAGGCTTTAACCCCAATGCGCTTCAGCAAGGTAACAAAGAGATGCAGAAGGCGATGGAGCGAGGTAATAAGGATGTCGTAAGCGAGTTACAGAACGTGGGTAAAAAACTCGACAAGGGTGCGGCGCGACCGAACAACATCACCATCAATGGCAGCCAGGATACGGGCGCGGACTTAGGAAAAACCTTGAGCGCACTACAACGAGCGCAGCGCTAA
- a CDS encoding DNA adenine methylase — translation MRPMLSYYGGKQRMSKHIIPIIDSIPHDNYVEPFFGGGAVLFAKKPSHQEIINDINDLIINLYRVAKKYPTELIQEIDATMHSKRDFNSATAIIRNPDKYASEYANEAEGCYDIIKAWAVYVAVNQGYANKIGGGWAISKTRNNVHGSTWAMHRRHLGAQIERLRKVSVYCGDAIACCEKFDAPNTLLYLDPPYPDYDQGHYSGYSEFDWAKLCEFLDGCESSYILSGYAQKAEPKSAQQRIEIPTYCSAGVDSNTSQRTEILWVCNRSEKRSDMQLSLFDSLLSVS, via the coding sequence ATGCGTCCAATGTTATCGTACTACGGGGGTAAACAACGAATGAGTAAGCACATTATTCCGATTATCGATTCGATTCCCCATGATAATTATGTCGAGCCGTTTTTCGGAGGCGGCGCTGTTCTTTTCGCTAAGAAGCCATCGCATCAAGAGATTATCAACGATATCAACGACTTGATTATTAATCTGTATCGAGTCGCTAAAAAATACCCCACCGAGCTTATTCAAGAAATCGATGCGACTATGCACTCTAAGAGGGATTTTAATTCGGCTACCGCTATCATACGGAACCCGGATAAATACGCTTCTGAATACGCTAATGAAGCGGAAGGGTGCTACGACATCATCAAAGCGTGGGCGGTTTACGTCGCTGTTAACCAGGGCTACGCTAACAAAATAGGCGGCGGTTGGGCTATATCGAAGACGAGAAATAACGTCCACGGTTCAACCTGGGCTATGCATCGTAGGCATCTAGGAGCGCAAATAGAACGCCTACGGAAAGTTAGCGTTTACTGCGGTGACGCGATCGCCTGTTGCGAAAAATTCGACGCTCCGAATACGCTTCTATATCTCGACCCGCCTTATCCCGATTATGACCAAGGTCACTATAGCGGCTATAGCGAGTTCGATTGGGCGAAGCTTTGCGAGTTTCTCGATGGATGCGAGTCGTCTTATATCTTAAGCGGCTACGCTCAAAAAGCCGAACCGAAAAGCGCACAACAACGGATAGAAATTCCGACGTATTGTAGCGCCGGAGTAGACTCGAATACTTCTCAACGTACCGAGATTTTATGGGTATGTAACCGCTCTGAGAAACGTAGCGATATGCAACTATCGCTATTCGATAGTTTATTAAGCGTTTCGTAG
- the dnaX gene encoding DNA polymerase III subunit gamma/tau, with product MQLALKYRPKTFDELKGNDFTKVTLKRQIERKRIARTYLFSGSKGTGKTTVARIFAKALNCEASDTALRPCGECDSCKSFERGAALAYQEIDCAANSGVDSARELVVASAYTPLSGQYNVYVLDECHMLTTAAQNSLLKTFEEGGDRCVFILATTEPGRLLDTVVSRARHFQFAPPARNESIEYIRELSKAEGIEIDSDAISALLKEKKGLRDALQLLDLLASRGDRITSALVSEALAGVRSDDIKALVSLIERKDLGEAGGKFRVLCAAGHSPAKVLESLSNEYLGRVRMMEPAYLSHIKTITKALGSIRFLSESQAESWGEAVVYELCGVSANGSPVSPIVSPISPNVSPVSLAVSPAVSPVSPISPGSQPVSPVSPVSPIVSPVSHTNGAKTAIAVKTKLKREQIMAMKLAIQDMNPALQEALKGSQPIEIDANGALHIRTEKSISKRHLSQAAKAFGVTEVIVDA from the coding sequence ATGCAATTAGCTTTGAAATACAGACCGAAGACGTTTGACGAACTTAAAGGCAACGATTTTACGAAAGTAACCTTAAAGCGCCAAATCGAGCGCAAGCGCATCGCCCGCACCTATCTCTTTAGCGGTAGCAAGGGAACAGGCAAGACGACGGTAGCCCGTATTTTTGCGAAGGCGCTTAATTGCGAAGCCAGCGATACCGCTTTACGCCCATGCGGTGAGTGCGATTCGTGTAAGTCTTTCGAGCGCGGCGCGGCGCTTGCGTACCAAGAAATCGATTGCGCTGCTAATTCAGGCGTAGATAGCGCCCGTGAGCTTGTCGTAGCGAGCGCGTACACGCCGCTATCAGGGCAGTACAACGTATACGTTTTAGACGAGTGCCACATGCTAACGACCGCCGCGCAGAACTCGTTACTGAAGACGTTTGAGGAAGGCGGCGATCGCTGCGTTTTCATTCTCGCTACGACAGAACCTGGGCGCTTACTCGATACCGTTGTATCGCGGGCGCGTCACTTTCAATTCGCACCGCCTGCAAGAAACGAGAGCATCGAATATATCCGTGAGCTTTCTAAAGCGGAAGGAATAGAGATTGATTCTGATGCGATATCCGCGTTGCTTAAAGAGAAAAAGGGATTACGGGATGCGCTGCAACTTCTTGATTTACTTGCATCCCGTGGTGATCGGATAACTTCGGCGCTCGTAAGCGAAGCGCTGGCGGGTGTACGTTCCGACGATATTAAAGCGCTTGTATCGTTAATAGAGCGGAAGGATTTAGGCGAGGCGGGCGGTAAATTTCGTGTGCTGTGCGCTGCTGGACACTCACCCGCAAAAGTATTGGAATCACTATCTAACGAGTACCTGGGACGAGTTCGCATGATGGAGCCTGCGTATTTGTCGCATATTAAGACGATAACTAAAGCACTCGGCTCTATCCGCTTCTTATCTGAATCGCAAGCGGAATCATGGGGAGAAGCCGTCGTATACGAGTTATGCGGCGTTAGCGCGAACGGTTCGCCCGTATCGCCCATCGTATCGCCCATATCACCCAACGTATCGCCCGTATCACTCGCCGTATCGCCCGCCGTATCGCCCGTATCGCCCATATCGCCTGGATCGCAGCCCGTTTCACCCGTATCACCCGTATCACCCATCGTATCGCCCGTATCGCACACAAACGGCGCGAAAACGGCGATCGCTGTGAAAACGAAACTCAAACGGGAACAGATCATGGCGATGAAGTTAGCGATTCAAGATATGAACCCGGCGCTACAGGAGGCGCTAAAAGGATCGCAACCTATCGAGATTGACGCTAATGGTGCGCTTCACATCCGTACCGAGAAATCGATATCTAAGCGGCATCTATCGCAAGCGGCTAAAGCTTTCGGAGTAACGGAGGTCATCGTCGATGCCTAA
- a CDS encoding DNA polymerase — MITQLNLVDFDSDTNENETGDRRSLTTYLIDPPVVVSDSAGFDEMLHAIASAPIVGVDSETTGLDPHTNSMRLLQIAVSDRLAYVVDCFANVRCRLPELTKAFAGKRKVFHNAAFDLKFLRSVGVDVGLPLFDTFLAAKVYVNGTRAACSLRDCVDRYLNVALDKTEQKSDFSGKLTQEQIHYAAVDACILIPLRKALLERFKDYDRRVAERGERFGMLNTLNIEFGAVLAVSEMEYQGLRFDWDSFDAMRSDAVKDYDAKLAKLYEALDEAGADLQRDLFGTPSVNLNSPEQVQRLLTSLGYDIESVNEKYLRIGHGDDPLILAYLTWKNAATRIKDLDKYPPHLNEKTGRIHSSFKQLGAESGRFSSTSPNVQNLPRGGFRDLVIPDEGNVFVCCDYSQIEVRIAAHLSGDQTMIDAYKRGEDLHRLTASIANQCKLDEVTKAQRQAAKAINFGLLYGMGARSLKDYAKTNYGVEMTLDDAYEFSKRYFEGYRGVYLWHRAIESAIGAGLSSIKTEAGRRRILKPQDKKLQSCANTPDQGLGADILKTALKRVYDAIRTAGYEGKAHIVNCVHDEILIECEAAIADDIEALLKREMIAAAEIYITDIPIEAEGGIGNTWGSAK; from the coding sequence ATGATTACGCAATTAAATCTAGTTGATTTCGATAGCGATACAAACGAGAACGAAACCGGCGATCGCCGATCGCTTACAACGTATTTAATAGACCCGCCCGTAGTCGTTTCAGATAGCGCTGGTTTCGATGAAATGCTTCACGCAATTGCCAGCGCCCCCATCGTAGGCGTTGACTCCGAGACGACCGGATTAGATCCACATACGAACTCGATGCGTTTACTACAGATTGCGGTATCGGATCGCCTCGCCTACGTCGTTGATTGCTTCGCTAACGTCCGTTGTCGATTGCCAGAGCTAACGAAAGCTTTCGCGGGGAAACGTAAGGTATTTCACAACGCCGCCTTCGATTTGAAGTTCTTGCGCTCCGTAGGCGTTGATGTTGGGCTTCCGTTGTTCGATACGTTTCTCGCCGCTAAAGTTTACGTTAATGGCACGCGGGCGGCGTGTTCGTTGCGTGATTGCGTAGACCGATATTTGAACGTCGCGCTCGATAAAACGGAACAAAAAAGCGACTTCTCAGGGAAACTAACGCAAGAACAGATACACTACGCCGCCGTAGATGCTTGCATTCTTATCCCGCTCCGAAAAGCGCTGCTAGAGCGGTTCAAGGATTACGATCGCCGGGTTGCGGAACGTGGCGAACGCTTCGGTATGCTCAACACGCTTAACATCGAGTTCGGCGCTGTATTGGCGGTTTCTGAAATGGAGTATCAGGGTCTCCGCTTCGATTGGGATAGCTTCGATGCTATGCGCTCTGATGCCGTAAAGGATTACGATGCGAAGTTAGCGAAGCTCTACGAGGCGCTAGATGAAGCTGGCGCTGACTTACAACGTGATTTATTCGGAACGCCTTCCGTTAACCTTAATTCGCCTGAGCAGGTTCAGCGCTTATTAACGTCTTTGGGATACGACATCGAAAGCGTAAACGAGAAATACTTACGAATCGGACACGGTGACGACCCGTTAATCCTCGCTTATTTAACGTGGAAAAACGCAGCGACTCGCATCAAAGACCTCGATAAATATCCGCCTCATTTGAACGAAAAAACGGGGCGAATTCACTCAAGCTTTAAGCAATTAGGAGCGGAATCAGGGCGTTTTTCGTCTACGTCTCCAAACGTTCAAAACTTACCTAGGGGCGGTTTTCGTGATTTAGTAATACCAGACGAGGGCAACGTTTTTGTCTGCTGCGACTACTCACAAATAGAAGTTAGAATCGCAGCGCACCTAAGCGGTGACCAGACGATGATCGACGCTTATAAACGTGGTGAGGACTTACACCGATTGACCGCTTCGATCGCTAACCAATGTAAGTTAGACGAGGTGACGAAAGCTCAGAGGCAGGCGGCGAAGGCGATTAACTTCGGGCTGCTTTACGGGATGGGCGCTAGATCGTTAAAGGATTACGCAAAAACTAATTACGGCGTAGAGATGACGCTAGACGACGCTTACGAATTCTCTAAGCGTTACTTTGAAGGGTATCGAGGCGTTTATCTTTGGCATAGAGCTATAGAATCCGCCATAGGCGCGGGATTATCTTCAATCAAAACCGAGGCGGGGCGTAGACGCATACTTAAGCCGCAAGATAAAAAATTACAATCTTGTGCGAATACCCCTGACCAGGGATTAGGCGCTGATATCCTCAAGACCGCTCTAAAGCGCGTTTACGATGCTATCCGTACCGCCGGATATGAAGGTAAAGCTCACATCGTTAACTGCGTACATGATGAAATCCTAATCGAGTGCGAAGCGGCGATCGCTGACGATATCGAAGCGCTTCTAAAGCGAGAGATGATAGCAGCCGCAGAAATCTACATTACCGATATCCCTATCGAAGCGGAAGGGGGAATAGGCAATACCTGGGGAAGCGCTAAATAA